From one Eucalyptus grandis isolate ANBG69807.140 chromosome 9, ASM1654582v1, whole genome shotgun sequence genomic stretch:
- the LOC104420139 gene encoding MDIS1-interacting receptor like kinase 2-like — protein MNVVNLGFNNFTGPIPSSIGNLTSLNYLNLRRNQLGGSIPPKIGNLTSLNYLNLRGNQLGGSIPPEIGNLTSLTRLNLRGNQLGGYIPSKIGNLTGLAYLDLRGNQLNGSIPPEIGNLTSLTYLYLQENKLSGCIPSQIGNLKSLIALNLHENRIDCAIPSKIGDLRDLRQLDLSSNNLVGEIPFQLGKLSYLNYLDLHNNSLSGSIPNNLKAVFPDTAFLGNKDLNQFHETQAPKRRSSVIHYMTVFIPLAGISCIVVGSCFLFRCATKTEQPETTEKNGNFLSIWNYDGRIAYEDIIDATEDFDLKYCIGTGGYGSVYRARLPNGKVVALKKLHRLEAEDPSFDKSFRNEVKHLTEIRHRSIIKLHGFCLHRRCMFLVYEYMENGSLLCALRDDIEAVELDWSKRVNLIQDIAYALSYMHHDCVRAIVHRDISSNNILLNSKMQAFVSDFGTARLLGHDSSSNFTANIAGTYGYIAPELAYSLVANEKCDVYSFGVTAMETMMGEHPRDIISILLTSSGEDIMLHKIVDQRLPFPRENSVARSIVLVVSLALACLSANPKSRPTMKQVSEAFLARKSTLAKPFHEISLAQLRYVNRSRLEGESTELHQDRARSKGH, from the exons ATGAATGTTGTTAATTTAGGTTTCAACAACTTCACTGGTCCCATTCCGTCTTCTATAGGGAATTTGACGAGCTTGAATTATCTCAATTTGCGAAgaaaccaactcggtggatctattcctccaaaaatagggaatttgacgaGCTTGAATTATCTCAATTTGCGAGGAAACCAACttggtggatctattcctccggaaatagggaatttgacgaGCTTGACTCGTCTCAATTTGCGAGGAAATCAACTCGGTGGATATATTCCTtcaaaaatagggaatttgacaGGCTTGGCTTATCTTGATTTGCGAGGAAACCAACTCAATGGATCTATTCCTCcagaaatagggaatttgacaagcttgacttatctctatttgcaagaaaacaaactCAGTGGATGTATTCCGTCGCAAATAGGCAATTTGAAGAGCTTGATTGCGCTGAATTTAcatgaaaatagaattgattgTGCCATCCCATCGAAAATAGGAGATTTAAGGGATCTCCGACAGCTAGATTTGAGCTCGAACAACTTGGTCGGGGAAATCCCCTTTCAACTTGGGAAACTGAGCTACTTAAACTATCTCGATCTTCACAACAATTCTCTTTCTGGCTCCATTCCAAATAATCTCAAGGCTGTCTTTCCTGATACTGCTTTTCTTGGCAACAAAGATCTGAACCAGTTTCATGAAACCCAAGCCCCCAAAAGAAGGTCTAGCGTAATTCATTATATGACGGTGTTCATTCCACTAGCTGGGATTTCCTGTATAGTGGTTGGATCTTGCTTTCTATTTCGATGTGCAACAAAAACAGAGCAACCGGAGACTAcagagaaaaatggaaatttcttgTCAATATGGAATTATGACGGGAGGATTGCTTATGAAGACATAATTGATGCAACAGAGGATTTCGATCTCAAATATTGCATCGGGACTGGTGGTTATGGTAGCGTTTATAGAGCACGATTGCCCAATGGAAAAGTTGTGGCATTGAAGAAACTTCACCGTCTTGAAGCAGAGGACCCATCCTTCGACAAGAGCTTTCGAAATGAAGTGAAACACTTGACAGAAATAAGGCATAGAAGCATAATCAAGCTCCATGGTTTCTGCTTACACAGGCGATGCATGTTCTTAGTTTACGAATACATGGAAAATGGGAGTCTATTATGTGCTTTGAGAGATGATATTGAAGCCGTGGAATTGGATTGGTCCAAAAGAGTCAATCTCATCCAGGATATAGCATATGCTTTGTCTTACATGCACCATGATTGCGTTCGGGCAATTGTTCATCGAGACATATCTAGCAATAACATCTTACTCAACAGTAAAATGCAGGCTTTTGTATCAGATTTTGGCACCGCGAGACTTCTAGGTCATGATTCCTCATCTAACTTCACTGCAAATATCGCTGGCACCTATGGATACATTGCACCAG agctTGCATATTCTTTGGTTGCCAATGAGAAATGCGACGTATATAGTTTTGGAGTGACAGCAATGGAAACAATGATGGGTGAGCATCCAAGAGATATTATATCTATCTTGTTGacatcctctggagaagatatCATGCTGCATAAAATTGTAGACCAGCGGTTGCCTTTTCCAAGAGAGAACTCTGTTGCAAGAAGTATTGTTTTGGTAGTTTCTCTAGCGCTTGCTTGCTTGAGTGCTAATCCAAAGTCTCGACCAACTATGAAGCAAGTCTCCGAAGCTTTTCTAGCTCGAAAGTCAACATTGGCAAAGCCCTTCCATGAGATCTCATTGGCTCAGCTTCGATATGTTAATAGATCACGGTTGGAAGGTGAATCAACAGAGCTTCATCAGGACAGAGCGAGGAGTAAGGGTCATTAA